From a single Raphanus sativus cultivar WK10039 chromosome 3, ASM80110v3, whole genome shotgun sequence genomic region:
- the LOC108847303 gene encoding probable receptor-like protein kinase At5g18500 — MGTGLNNALSRKYNGLELWEIIVIVLSAIFLIVLALSIWLTFRRKKSRPSSSQIPLTFQIPPSVPEEIKEIRVDEVSSTNGEGNGYPSISEKFGDKEPEKGVAAVVAAGSENGDSSSRSGSFNHLEKKDGSSVSSANHLTAPSPLSGLPEFSHLGWGHWFTLRDLQMATNNFSRDNIIGDGGYGVVYRGNLVNGTHVAVKKLLNNLGQADKDFRVEVEAIGHVRHKNLVRLLGYCMEGTQRMLVYEYVNNGNLEQWLRGDNQNHEYLTWDARMKILIGTAKALAYLHEAIEPKVVHRDIKSSNILIDDKFNSKISDFGLAKLLGADKSFITTRVMGTFGYVAPEYANSGLLNEKSDVYSFGVVVLEAITGRYPVDYARPPPEVHLVEWLKMMVQQRRSEEVVDPNLNTKPSTSALKRTLLTALRCVDPMSEKRPRMSQVARMLESEEYPIPREDRRKRRSQNGTTRDSDPPRNSTDTDKSEYHDIKPEAG, encoded by the exons ATGGGAACTGGTCTAAACAACGCGTTATCACGGAAGTACAATGGTTTAGAGCTCTGGGAGATCATAGTGATTGTTCTCTCCGCAATTTTCCTTATAGTTTTAGCTCTATCTATATGGCTTACTTTCAGAAGAAAAAAGTCTAGACCATCTTCTAGCCAAATCCCTCTTACCTTCCAGATACCTCCTAGTGTCCCTGAAGAGATCAAAGAGATTAGAGTCGACGAGGTTTCCTCAACCAACGGCGAGGGCAATGGATATCCCTCCATTAGCGAGAAGTTTGGAGATAAAGAACCTGAGAAAGGGGTAGCAGCAGTAGTAGCAGCAGGGTCGGAGAACGGTGATAGTAGCAGCAGATCAGGCTCGTTTAATCACTTGGAGAAGAAAGATGGTTCGAGCGTGTCTTCTGCTAATCATCTTACAGCTCCTTCTCCTTTGTCTGGTCTTCCAGAGTTTTCTCACCTCGGATGGGGTCATTGGTTCACTCTCAGAGATCTTCAGATGGCTACAAACAATTTCTCGAGGGATAATATCATCGGTGATGGTGGGTATGGAGTTGTGTACCGTGGTAACCTTGTGAATGGTACCCATGTAGCTGTTAAAAAGCTGCTCAACAATCT AGGGCAAGCTGATAAAGACTTCAGAGTAGAGGTTGAAGCTATAGGTCACGTTCGCCACAAGAACTTGGTCCGTCTTCTTGGATATTGCATGGAAGGAACTCAGAG GATGCTTGTGTATGAGTATGTTAACAATGGGAACTTGGAGCAATGGCTACGTGGAGACAACCAAAACCATGAGTATCTAACTTGGGACGCACGGATGAAGATTCTTATAGGAACAGCCAAAGC GCTTGCTTACCTTCACGAGGCGATTGAGCCAAAAGTGGTGCATAGAGACATAAAGTCTAGCAACATTCTGATTGATGACAAATTCAATTCTAAGATCTCTGACTTTGGACTTGCGAAGCTGCTTGGTGCTGATAAAAGCTTTATAACTACTAGAGTAATGGGCACCTTTGG CTATGTGGCTCCAGAGTATGCCAATTCTGGTCTTCTGAATGAGAAAAGTGATGTCTACAGCTTTGGTGTTGTTGTCTTGGAAGCTATAACTGGGAGATATCCAGTAGACTATGCTCGCCCACCACCTGAG gtACATTTGGTGGAATGGCTGAAGATGATGGTTCAACAAAGAAGATCAGAAGAAGTGGTTGACCCAAACCTCAACACAAAACCATCTACCAGTGCATTGAAAAGAACACTCTTGACTGCTCTGAGATGTGTTGATCCCATGTCCGAGAAACGACCGAGGATGAGCCAAGTTGCCCGTATGCTTGAATCTGAGGAGTACCCAATCCCTAGAGAG GATAGGAGAAAACGAAGGAGTCAGAACGGGACAACAAGAGATTCAGATCCTCCTAGGAACAGCACAGACACTGACAAGAGTGAGTACCATGACATAAAGCCTGAAGCTGGATAA